In Plasmodium gaboni strain SY75 chromosome 11, whole genome shotgun sequence, the following proteins share a genomic window:
- a CDS encoding guanine nucleotide-exchange factor SEC12, with translation MNEMKVSYLNYPIYGIGSNKDYVVTSGGGGGKNYGIEDMLDINIFNEKEKKLEVVWSTTEQRGVVDSIIYVEKYNIWLGSVKNECILFEINEETGPNILLTFVTDFNEKNARQVVVKFSSKDDLILTGGEDKTLRLWKLNFVKRENENKVDMKGDLKGDNKNNSDNKNDSDNKNNSDNKNDSDNKNNSDNKNNSDNKNDSDKKNNSDNKNNSDNKNNSDNKTHDDNYITVNNNLYLDKNKSVEHLGDFVGHDDSIKDCDISFDEKIICTCSSDHSLKIWDTNSFVNLHTEQMKSPQNKNDKLNFRCCKFLNHSNSFKDFTYTLLTTAYTPRGSSYLIIWKVYYNDKKEKFTFTKDKFIWINDRPCCNIAVSMNQKFIALGFSTGALKIYNSKFYLLAHYKKHELPITAMCFIKNDNYLLSAGADYTISSLHINSFMFRYLRKFGRFIIYFLLLFFISIILLDSFNVGYDLRISSLFQNKAYTNMTKKKRNYNVDPKTKKVVMDMDEL, from the coding sequence atgaaTGAAATGAAAGTTTCATATTTAAACTATCCTATATACGGTATAGGATCAAATAAAGATTATGTAGTAACATCTGGTGGTGGAGGTGGGAAGAATTATGGCATTGAAGATATGTTagatattaatatatttaatgagaaagaaaaaaagtTAGAAGTAGTATGGTCCACAACTGAACAGAGAGGTGTTGTTGATTCTATAATTTATgtagaaaaatataatatatggTTAGGTTCTGTAAAAAATGaatgtattttatttgaaataaatgaagaaaCAGGTCctaatattttattaacTTTTGTTACTGACTTCAATGAAAAAAATGCAAGGCAGGTTGTTGTAAAGTTTTCTAGCAAAGATGATTTAATATTAACAGGAGGAGAAGATAAGACATTAAGGTTGTGGAAATTGAATTTTGTAAAAAGGGAGAATGAAAATAAAGTTGACATGAAAGGTGACCTTAAGGGTGATAACAAAAACAATAGTGATAACAAAAACGATAGTGATAACAAAAACAATAGTGATAACAAAAACGATAGTGATAACAAAAACAATAGTGATAACAAAAACAATAGTGATAACAAAAACGATagtgataaaaaaaacaatagTGATAACAAAAACAATAGTGATAACAAAAACAATAGTGATAACAAAACACATGATGATAATTACATTACagttaataataatttatatcttGATAAGAATAAATCTGTAGAACATTTAGGTGATTTCGTAGGTCATGATGATAGTATAAAAGATTGTGATATATCTTttgatgaaaaaattatatgtacGTGTTCATCTGATCattctttaaaaatatggGATACAAATAGCTTTGTAAATTTACACACAGAACAAATGAAAAGTCctcaaaataaaaatgataaattaaatttcCGATGTTGTAAATTTTTGAACCATTCTAATAGTTTTAAAGATTTTACATATACCTTATTAACAACTGCATATACACCTAGAGGATCTAgttatttaataatatggaaagtatattataatgataaaaaagaaaagttTACTTTTACAAAAGATAAATTTATATGGATTAATGATAGACCATGTTGTAATATTGCTGTTAGTATGAATCAAAAATTTATAGCTTTAGGATTTAGTACAGGAgctttaaaaatatataattcgAAATTTTATCTTTTAGCTCATTATAAGAAACATGAATTACCCATCACAGCAATGtgttttattaaaaatgataattatcTTTTATCAGCTGGAGCAGATTATACAATTAGTTCTTTACatattaattcttttatgTTTAGATATTTAAGAAAATTTGGAAgattcataatatatttcttattattattttttatatcaattattttattagaTTCATTTAATGTAGGATATGATCTGCGCATATCGTCATTATTTCAAAATAAAGCATACACTAATatg